One stretch of Malus domestica chromosome 14, GDT2T_hap1 DNA includes these proteins:
- the LOC108172752 gene encoding probable methyltransferase PMT7, translated as MGGGQEFEWKLGQMIMVGMLLMVGCFYAGTLYANNATIYASQLSSSSSPPSPGTSTFTNKIALTYRKTPPLIPETGINVCPLNLNEYIPCHDVAYVKTLLPSLDTNRREELERHCPPIEKRLFCLVPPPKDYKKPIRWPTSRDYVWRSNVNHTHLAEVKGGQNWVHPKDQFWWFPGGGTHFKHGAPEYIQRLGDMITNGTGDLRSAGVSQVLDVGCGVASFSAFLLALDIQTMSFAPKDGHENQIQFALERGIGAMISAIATKQMPYPSSSFEMVHCSRCRVDWHENDGILLKEVNRLLRSNGYFVYSAPPAYRKDKDYPIIWEKLMNLTSAMCWKLIARKVQTAIWIKQDDLSCLQHNSEQKLVDLCDAGDDSKSSWNTQLRNCIQVRGAQSDSPKLPSRPERLSVYSESLSGKGVTQEVFSLDTAFWQDQVQHYWRLLNVNKTEIRNVMDMNAFCGGFAVALNDSPTWVMNIVPASMSNTLSAIYNRGLIGAFHDWCEPFSTYPRTYDLLHANHLFSHYKNRGRQGCVMADILLEMDRMIRPQGFIIIRDAETITARIQDLAPKFLWEVESHTLENIEKKPETVLICRKKFWAIV; from the exons ATGGGAGGTGGGCAGGAGTTTGAATGGAAATTGGGGCAGATGATAATGGTGGGTATGCTGCTGATGGTTGGTTGCTTCTATGCTGGAACTCTCTATGCCAACAATGCTACCATTTATGCATCTCAGCTAAGCTCCTCCAGTTCTCCTCCATCCCCTG GTACTTCAacatttacaaataaaattgCTCTGACTTACAGAAAAACACCACCGTTGATCCCAGAGACGGGTATCAATGTATGCccattgaatttaaatgagTACATTCCCTGCCATGATGTTGCTTATGTAAAGACTTTGCTTCCAAGCTTGGACACCAATAGAAGAGAAGAACTAGAGAGGCACTGCCCTCCCATTGAAAAGCGCTTGTTTTGCTTGGTTCCACCACCAAAAGATTATAAGAAACCAATAAGATGGCCAACCAGCAGGGATTATGTGTGGCGAAGCAATGTGAATCATACACATCTTGCTGAAGTCAAAGGAGGACAAAATTGGGTGCATCCAAAGGATCAATTCTGGTGGTTCCCTGGTGGTGGTACTCATTTTAAGCATGGTGCACCCGAGTACATTCAAAG ATTGGGAGATATGATAACAAATGGAACCGGTGATCTACGTTCTGCAGGAGTTAGTCAAGTCTTGGATGTCGGTTGTGGGGTTGCCagcttttctgcttttcttcttGCCTTGGATATACAAACAATGTCCTTTGCTCCAAAGGATGGTCATGAGAATCAAATTCAATTTGCTTTAGAGAGAGGCATTGGTGCAATGATTTCTGCTATAGCAACAAAACAAATGCCATATCCCTCTAGCTCTTTTGAGATGGTTCATTGTTCTAGGTGTCGAGTTGATTGGCATGAAAATG ATGGCATTTTGCTAAAAGAAGTGAATCGCCTTTTGCGCTCTAATGGGTACTTTGTCTATTCAGCTCCACCTGCTTATAGGAAGGATAAAGATTATCCTATAATTTGGGAGAAGTTAATGAATCTGACTTCAGCAATGTGCTGGAAACTCATTGCTCGAAAAGTTCAGACTGCGATCTGGATTAAACAAGATGATCTGTCATGCCTCCAGCACAATTCTGAACAGAAGCTTGTAGATTTATGTGATGCTGGGGATGATTCCAAGTCATCATGGAATACACAGCTGAGGAATTGTATACAAGTCAGGGGTGCACAATCAGATTCTCCAAAACTTCCTTCTAGACCTGAGCGCCTTTCAGTATACTCAGAGAGTCTTAGCGGAAAAG GTGTTACTCAAGAGGTATTTTCTTTAGACACTGCCTTTTGGCAAGATCAAGTTCAGCATTACTGGAGGTTGCTGAATGTCAATAAGACAGAAATACGAAATGTCATGGACATGAATGCATTTTGTGGTGGATTTGCTGTGGCTTTAAATGATTCGCCTACATGGGTGATGAATATAGTTCCTGCAAGCATGAGCAATACGTTGTCTGCCATTTACAATCGTGGTCTGATTGGTGCTTTCCATGATTG GTGCGAACCATTTTCCACTTATCCACGTACCTATGATCTGTTACATGCCAACCACCTCTTCTCTCATTATAAGAACCGGGGACGACAAGGTTGCGTAATGGCGGATATCCTTCTAGAGATGGACAGGATGATAAGACCTCAG